A window from Drosophila nasuta strain 15112-1781.00 chromosome 3, ASM2355853v1, whole genome shotgun sequence encodes these proteins:
- the LOC132790902 gene encoding WD repeat and HMG-box DNA-binding protein 1 has product MSFTRSSLRYAHTNGYTGLLYTPKGDFIITCGTDGDIRHWTCISDDDPRSTCLGEFVMCIAHTGSRLLASTDRNTVHAYTFPQMDSDGILMRFTAPATCLRVCGDYTAAGSEDTTIKLLRGDNAGAEITLEGHKGPILALDMHVERRLLVSIAGDGELKVWNFETGEELKSLGGLPRSNSFESTSLFGTPSFEPQRGEQLAYCLDKEIIVLNTTNWQVSYRLQDERVSSNYSCCQFSPNGERLAAGTTSGELSIFDVQRRKALQVETAPNDCKAITCLAWNTANEDEVAFCDSTGQLGTIFAGDDEPQDDLVNGVEAEEEQDDFLGGNDYEFEQGDDDGVTEVDDGDGVSLEQLKRKVMSKATDDMDDDNASRHSIASSRTAPAAPQLKWFKQQAAFQPGATPNELEHRYLVWNDVGIVTAHTEPSGDGAIDVEFHDASVHHALHLSNNYNQHNLASLSRSALALASTDSNKLVVIALAAAGNKEWSLGLPDCESVEALAATSQLIGVATSTHFLRLFSVMGTQREVLSIPGPVVALAGHDHSLLCVYHGAGSSQTQQHLSAMLINVSGLNLRVEHFPVPLTPGRQLSWLGYTDVGSPSIADNMGLVQLYRRASNAWFPICDTMKQSSSVSNNYFIVALSEVRQIVQAVLCRGSSYPMTNPRPMVQELRMQLPLCDIEVEKSELEDTLMRASIMQVDGAEKLQKEMAIKLFALACNGECETRARELIETIACTDLLQLAVKYASKRGRIHLSDRLCELLPQLEAVQEARKQQQLLGANGIAATIVLPMVGASTSTATTPKLAPKAMELSASKRGALKRFSNSPSLFRAASSRPATPDVATASLDTQENMFGESESQQSELLPSKASVNDGSEDQQRLPLNSVNPFAMKRKLVDTGVIFGSEKLKLAKK; this is encoded by the coding sequence atgaGTTTTACGCGCAGTTCCCTGCGCTATGCGCATACTAATGGCTACACAGGACTGCTGTACACTCCCAAAGGTGACTTCATCATCACATGCGGCACCGACGGCGACATACGCCACTGGACATGTATCAGCGACGATGATCCCCGATCCACTTGCTTGGGCGAATTCGTCATGTGCATTGCGCACACGGGCAGCCGCCTCTTGGCGTCCACAGATCGCAACACTGTGCACGCCTATACCTTTCCGCAAATGGACAGCGATGGAATCCTCATGCGTTTCACGGCGCCCGCAACATGCTTGCGTGTTTGCGGTGATTACACGGCCGCTGGCAGCGAAGACACCACCATCAAATTGCTGCGTGGCGACAATGCTGGCGCCGAGATAACACTAGAAGGTCACAAAGGACCCATTTTGGCGCTGGACATGCACGTCGAGCGTCGTCTGCTCGTCTCAATTGCCGGTGATGGCGAACTCAAGGTCTGGAACTTTGAAACGGGTGAGGAACTGAAGAGTCTTGGTGGTCTGCCGCGTTCTAACAGCTTTGAGAGCACCAGCCTCTTTGGCACACCATCCTTTGAGCCACAACGCGGCGAGCAATTGGCTTATTGCCTGGACAAGGAGATCATAGTGCTTAACACAACGAACTGGCAAGTCTCCTATAGACTGCAGGATGAGCGTGTGTCCAGCAACTACAGCTGCTGTCAGTTCTCGCCCAATGGCGAACGCCTAGCAGCTGGCACCACCAGCGGAGAGCTAAGCATCTTTGATGTACAGCGTCGCAAAGCATTGCAAGTGGAGACGGCTCCCAATGATTGCAAGGCTATCACATGCTTGGCCTGGAATACGGCCAACGAGGATGAGGTAGCCTTCTGCGATTCCACCGGACAATTGGGTACCATCTTTGCGGGCGACGATGAGCCACAGGATGATCTTGTTAATGGCGTGGAAGCGGAAGAGGAGCAGGATGATTTTCTGGGTGGCAACGACTATGAATTTGAGCAGGGTGACGACGACGGTGTAACTGAGGTGGACGACGGCGATGGTGTGAGCTTGGAGCAGCTTAAACGCAAGGTGATGAGCAAGGCCACAGATGACATGGACGATGACAATGCGAGCCGACATTCCATTGCTAGCAGTCGAACTGCCCCAGCTGCACCTCAATTGAAGTGGTTTAAGCAACAGGCGGCATTCCAACCGGGCGCCACACCCAATGAACTCGAGCATCGTTATCTGGTGTGGAATGATGTGGGCATCGTAACGGCACACACAGAACCCAGCGGCGATGGCGCCATTGACGTAGAGTTTCACGATGCTAGCGTGCACCATGCCCTGCACCtgagcaacaactacaatcaACACAATCTGGCCAGTCTCAGTCGCAGCGCCTTGGCCTTAGCCTCCACGGACAGCAACAAGCTGGTGGTGATTGCTCTCGCAGCGGCCGGCAATAAGGAGTGGTCACTTGGCCTGCCCGATTGTGAGAGTGTCGAGGCATTAGCGGCCACCAGTCAACTGATTGGCGTGGCCACAAGTACACATTTTCTGCGACTTTTTAGCGTGATGGGCACACAGCGTGAGGTGCTCAGTATTCCCGGGCCAGTGGTGGCATTAGCCGGACACGACCATAGTCTGTTGTGTGTCTATCACGGCGCTGGCAGCAGTCAGACACAACAGCACTTGTCGGCCATGCTGATAAATGTCAGCGGCTTGAATCTGCGCGTGGAACATTTCCCTGTGCCGCTGACCCCAGGCCGACAGCTCAGCTGGCTGGGTTACACGGATGTGGGTTCGCCCAGCATTGCGGACAACATGGGCCTGGTGCAGTTGTATCGACGCGCGAGCAATGCCTGGTTCCCCATCTGCGACACCATGAAGCAGAGTTCCAGTGTCTCAAATAATTACTTCATTGTCGCATTATCGGAGGTCCGACAGATTGTGCAGGCTGTGCTGTGTCGTGGCAGTTCGTATCCCATGACAAATCCGCGTCCTATGGTGCAGGAGTTGCGCATGCAGCTGCCGTTGTGTGACATTGAGGTGGAGAAGTCCGAGCTTGAGGACACGTTGATGCGCGCCAGCATAATGCAAGTGGATGGCGCCGAGAAGCTGCAAAAGGAAATGGCCATCAAGTTGTTTGCGCTCGCCTGCAATGGTGAGTGCGAGACACGAGCGCGCGAACTGATCGAAACGATTGCTTGCACCGATCTGCTGCAACTGGCCGTAAAATATGCTTCGAAACGTGGACGCATTCATCTGTCGGATCGTTTGTGCGAACTGCTGCCACAACTTGAGGCTGTACAGGAGGCGCgtaagcaacaacagcttctGGGCGCCAATGGCATTGCGGCAACCATTGTGCTGCCAATGGTAGGAGCGTCCACCTCTACGGCAACCACACCCAAACTAGCGCCCAAAGCCATGGAGCTTAGCGCCTCGAAGCGAGGTGCTCTCAAGCGCTTCTCCAATTCGCCAAGCCTTTTTAGAGCTGCAAGCTCGCGACCTGCCACACCAGATGTCGCCACAGCATCATTGGACACCCAGGAGAATATGTTTGGTGAGTCCGAGTCGCAGCAGAGCGAATTGCTGCCTAGCAAAGCGAGTGTCAACGATGGCAGCGAGGATCAACAGCGTTTACCACTCAACTCGGTCAATCCGTTTGCCATGAAGCGCAAGCTAGTTGATACCGGCGTTATATTCGGATCGGAGAAGCTAAAACTCGCCAAAAAGTAA
- the LOC132790907 gene encoding arginine-hydroxylase NDUFAF5, mitochondrial, whose product MMIKTCVQHFNLIKCGAWRSLSTQPSHMNIFDRNAKRLQKERAALSADVGLYDYLKEEVGFRLADRVFDIKREFKAAADIGCNRGYISKHILAECVEHLTLTDTSASMLEQAQGTPGLKMHKLVQDEEQLEFEENSLDLVISSLSLHWVNDLPGCFEKIKSSLKPDGVFIASLFGGDTLYELRSSLQLAELERKGGIAPHVSPFTQIRDIGSLLNRAGFTMLTIDTDELVIGYPSMFELMWDLKGMAENNAAFNRPAHVSRETLLAASAIYKELYAKPNEEGVPATFQIIYLVGWKPGPNQPQPLPRGTAEVSLKDLGTIFEKGGKIKVDGDA is encoded by the exons atgatgaTTAAAACGTGCGTTCagcactttaatttaataaaatgcgGCGCTTGGCGCTCGCTTTCAACACAACCATCGCACATGAACATATTCGATCGGAACGCCAAAAGACTACAGAAGGAACGCGCAGCACTCAG TGCAGATGTGGGTCTCTATGATTACTTGAAAGAGGAGGTCGGCTTCCGATTGGCGGATCGAGTGTTTGACATTAAGCGCGAATTcaaagctgctgctgacaTTGGCTGTAATCGTGGCTACATATCAAAGCATATTCTCGCCGAGTGCGTCGAACATCTCACGCTGACCGACACAAGCGCCAGTATGCTTGAACAGGCCCAAGGAACACCAGGCCTCAAAATGCATAAACTGGTGCAGGATGAGGAACAGTTGGAG TTCGAAGAAAACTCGCTGGATTTGGTTATCTCTAGTCTGAGTTTGCACTGGGTCAACGATTTGCCCGGCTGCTTTGAAAAAATCAAGAGCAGTCTGAAGCCAGACGGCGTTTTTATTGCATCACTCTTTGGTGGCGATACTCTGTACGAGCTGCGCTCTTCGTTGCAGCTGGCGGAGCTGGAACGCAAGGGCGGCATTGCGCCGCATGTTTCGCCGTTTACACAGATACGCGATATTGGATCGCTATTGAATCGCGCCGGTTTCACCATGCTGACCATTGATACGGACGAATTAGTCATTGGCTATCCAAGCATGTTTGAGTTGATGTGGGATCTCAAGGGCATGGCCGAGAATAATGCGGCATTCAATAGGCCGGCGCATGTGAGTCGCGAAACATTGCTGGCAGCCAGTGCTATATACAAGGAACTATATGCGAAACCGAACGAAGAGGGCGTGCCAGCCACGTTTCAGATCATCTATCTGGTCGGGTGGAAACCGGGGCCAAATCAACCACAACCGTTGCCACGCGGTACAGCCGAAGTATCGCTTAAGGATTTGGGTACGATTTTCGAGAAGGGTGGCAAGATCAAGGTGGATGGGGATGCTTGA